Below is a genomic region from Herpetosiphonaceae bacterium.
CGCGTAGATACGTCAGTTTCGCGCTTGAGCTTGCCCTGCGCGTTCAGCATTCCCTCCGGCTCGCCGTCCGCCGCCTTCGCGCCGCCGGTCGTGTGGTAATCCACCAGCAGCGATCCAGGTCGATCGACGCGCACGCCCAGGCGGAACGCTTCCGACAGCTCGCGCAGCCGATCGTCGTCCCGGCGCAGCCCTAACGCGCAGCCGATCAGCCCAATCACGCCCGATTTAGTTGGCTCGAAGGCGGTGTCGCGCTCTTCCCAGTGGGCGCGGACGCCCCACGATTGCAGCGGACCTTCGAGCCGCAGAAACAGTGTGTTTGCCATCACGCCTCCGCTGCTTGCGGCAGCCGCGCCTCAAGCCATGCAACCAGCGCGTTCAGATCGTCACAGTCCATCGCGTTGGCAAGGTTGTATTGCTGGATGGAGAACACGGCTCGATCGACCTGAAGGTTGTACTTGGCAGGCAGCTTTTCGGCATACGCGGTCAGCGCCGTGATCGACGCATCCATCAGCGACTCATTGCTGCGGGCGCGCACCGGCTTCAAGAAGGCGTTGGCGTAGCTCAACGGAATATGCTTCGGCAGCACTTCCACGAGCGCGAAATCCGGCAGGTTGTGCGCCGCAAAGCTATTTTGCTTGCCGGTCGGAATCGCGGTCATCGCGGCACGCAGCAGGGCTTGCACGGCGATCGCCGCAATCTGGCGGTCGTCGTGGAGATTGGCGAGCAGCCCTTCCCAGTGGATGTTGAAATACTTGTAGTAGGTAGCGCTGTTGAAGGCTGTGTCGCCCAGGAAGCCCGCGCCCGATTCGCCCGACACGTCATCCACCGCCGTGTAGAAGTCAAACTCCGGCTCGATCTTATGGGTAGAGAGCGCAGGTGCAACCTGCACGGCAGCCTCGATGTTCTTGAACGGGCTGGACGTGGTCATGCGACCGAACATGGCGATGTCCACCGCGTGCGGCTCAAGCTCGCCGTACTTCTTGTTGAATTCTTGGACCAGACCTTTTTCCGTATCCAGCGCCGCAAACGCCGATGGGCCGATCTCGCGGCACTTTTCGACCAGCCGTGCCGTCAAGTTTTGCACCTCGCGGCGGGTCAGAAACATGAGCTGCGCGGTTTTCAGCGTTTCCTCGCCGTTGCTGACGGGCTGTGCGCTGCCCTTGCCCTTGCCGCGCCCTCTGGCCGCTTTGTCGTCGCTATCCGACTCGTCTACTTGCGCGGCGGAAGACCGCTTATCGCCTTTGCCGAAGCGGACGGCGTGCTGCAAGATCGCGGCACGCTCTTCATCGCTGACGTTGAACGCCACCAACTCCTCACGAATCCAGGTAGGCAGAAGCTGAGTTCGCTCGCCGATCAGCGCCGGATCGAAGGCCGCGCGAAACTCTTCGGACTTGCGGATGCTCCGTTTGATCGCTTGGCTGGAGATGCGCGCGCGACGCTCGCCGCCGAAGATGCTGTCTTTCGGATCGCCGTTTTCGTCGCGGTTGAGGTTGGACGGTGCGTGGTTTTGCAGCAGGTGAATCGCTATCAGAGTCATGGCCGGTGCTACTCCTTAGCTGGTGTTGTTCCAGATGAGGCGGTTGTTGAGTCAGTCGTGCCGTGTGGCGTCTCCGACGATGCCGCGAAGTAATCGCGTGCCCAGGCAAGCTGAACAAAGCGATCCTCGTGGTCCCATGAGCGAACATCGCGCAGCAGCCGTCGCCAATCAACGGCAACGTCGTGCGCGACGAGCAGGCTGATGATCTGACGCAGCCGGAACAGCAGTTGCTCGCGGTCGGCGTCTAGGAGCGTCTCGACACGCTTGTCAAGGCTGATCCGATGGTCATCGCCGCCGTCACCCTGGATCTGCTGCCGCACCCGCCGCAGCGACGCGCCTAAGCTGCGCGGCGGGTTGGCCGGTCGCGGGTTGTCGCGGCGAGTGCCGACAGCGTACAGTGTGGCGATCAAAAAATAGTCGTCCTGATGACGCTCCTGAACGCCCAAGGGTAGGAGCGAGAAAAAGATCTGGTACACATCGCGCGCTTCGTTGAGCGTGTGCCCGGCGTTGCGCTTGAGCCGCGCCCGCCCGCCCGCGTCCAGCGTCTCTAGCCGTGTGACGAAGCGATCGATCACATCGCTTGAAGGTGCAGTATTACTCAAGGCTCCAGTCCCTCCGATGTTTGAACAGAACGTTCCGACAGTGGGTATGCGCTTCCACGCGCCGCCGCAGCATATCCGCGCGATCGCCAAGCTGCTCCAGCGCGGCGTCGAATGCACGTTGCGCGTGCTCAAGGATGATTCGCGCCCACGTATCCCGCGCCCGATCGACGGCCTCCATTGTCGCAGCGGTGTTGATCAGATCGCGGAACGGTAGCGCCAGCGCGGTCCAGTAGTCGTCGTCCATGCGTGCGCGGATACCCAGAAAGTGCTCCTGTTTGCCGCCACGCTCAGGATTCATATGCCGTGTAAAGATGAAGCGAATCGTGCGTGCAACCTCCTCGGCCCGACTCAGCGCCTCGCGTACGGCTGCTGCGCCACGCTCGTCACGCAGCAGCGCGGTTGGAACGTTCAGGGCATCGTCGAGCCACTCAAACACTTTGGCCTTGCCGTCGGTTTTCATGCCGATACAGCGGAACCGCACGCGCTGGTTCGGCGCGACGATCCCTTGCTCGATCAGTCCTGTCATCTGCCGCACCAGCCCAGGCTGAAGATCCGCGTCGGCAAGAAACAACGAGCTGTAATCACGCCAGAGTGCCTTGCCCTGGCCGGGGCGCAGCGGCGTCGGTGCTTCATCGGCTTTTGCTTTGGCTGGTTTCCGATACGCCACAAACGGGTCTTTCCATAATGGCGCTTG
It encodes:
- the cas7e gene encoding type I-E CRISPR-associated protein Cas7/Cse4/CasC, whose protein sequence is MTLIAIHLLQNHAPSNLNRDENGDPKDSIFGGERRARISSQAIKRSIRKSEEFRAAFDPALIGERTQLLPTWIREELVAFNVSDEERAAILQHAVRFGKGDKRSSAAQVDESDSDDKAARGRGKGKGSAQPVSNGEETLKTAQLMFLTRREVQNLTARLVEKCREIGPSAFAALDTEKGLVQEFNKKYGELEPHAVDIAMFGRMTTSSPFKNIEAAVQVAPALSTHKIEPEFDFYTAVDDVSGESGAGFLGDTAFNSATYYKYFNIHWEGLLANLHDDRQIAAIAVQALLRAAMTAIPTGKQNSFAAHNLPDFALVEVLPKHIPLSYANAFLKPVRARSNESLMDASITALTAYAEKLPAKYNLQVDRAVFSIQQYNLANAMDCDDLNALVAWLEARLPQAAEA
- the casB gene encoding type I-E CRISPR-associated protein Cse2/CasB, with protein sequence MSNTAPSSDVIDRFVTRLETLDAGGRARLKRNAGHTLNEARDVYQIFFSLLPLGVQERHQDDYFLIATLYAVGTRRDNPRPANPPRSLGASLRRVRQQIQGDGGDDHRISLDKRVETLLDADREQLLFRLRQIISLLVAHDVAVDWRRLLRDVRSWDHEDRFVQLAWARDYFAASSETPHGTTDSTTASSGTTPAKE